A stretch of Numenius arquata chromosome 11, bNumArq3.hap1.1, whole genome shotgun sequence DNA encodes these proteins:
- the PPARGC1B gene encoding peroxisome proliferator-activated receptor gamma coactivator 1-beta: protein MAEPGPDCSSLLDEDLSSFVFSYLADSQYEVSGEEHLYSDFPEIDLSQLDASDFDSAGCFGELQWCGEHSETDSSQYSTDDSELFQIIDSENEALLAALTETLDDIQGDDMGLAAFRTMEEGDTLNHAYTSPAPSPKPTAPVTGGPPPAPEFDELSLLKKLLLSPSHVPPSCEAQQNGSARRPGTPKSRPTRPCTKVEGPRDRRASIPQAQSRSCTELHRHLTSSSPCPQTKASQAPEECPSSRHHPSPGDCAHHEDDSDSSEDSLSSGDLVIPPSSAEDGSSSQFSCEGEMHSVVELIRYMHTYCLPPRKLPTRDAADAKPQPCSSPFKRAKPDCPTQLGPPSSAQSRPGCAWQAAGGCKKPGASFSILKELLARDLLCDVSKPYHLGKPVYAALARPPGSRSPVPLAQDREDTDGTYTSRAKMAPEKGEPQQIPRAEAEAPQEPGGLEDDAGQLVGALGTAAGKVARKQESSVYAVRRSKRLNPELGHWLSFLDEPPPEPSVPREAGDSRGPRDALAFREPTPCPGLESFSAEEPAAEVEVGGTEEGDSRSLAPLAEPQHLSVGSLGDGMVGDGAESRRCALLEQTETPRCLTLSLAQTDPTFGKRNFEPMLTVELCGTAGLTPPTTPPYKPAEEDLYKPDIPQEPGKEDGTAPSPGGEGDAAAPRKAPKKHPERTELFAHLSRAAGRPTLPEQQGLLKRPFSRSFGDHDYCQVLKPEAALQRKVLKSWDPPSQVEMEHKRRVPAAHYQGLDLGGKEAGGEMLWKDGVKQLRDQEIRASLTKHFGFLDSALDDEDMVFCKTPEYDTVFEDSCSESGSPVEEEEEEEEEEEEHGDTKLCLRRNPLSRTSLHYCSRSRSSSGSSCCRSRSPASRRTFRCENGEQCQGGSGHRGQLEKRREKAIGEGRVVYIRNLSSSMSSSELKKRFEVFGEIVECQVLSRTNRGDKYGFITYRYSEHAALSLKNGTSLRKRNEPSFQLSSGGLGHFFWTRYTDLDCSVEESSPAPVKSKYETMDFDSLLQEAQLSLHR, encoded by the exons TATGAGGTGTCTGGTGAGGAGCACCTCTACTCCGACTTCCCAGAGATTGATTTGTCGCAGCTGGATGCCAGTGACTTCGACTCAGCCGGCTGCTTCGGCGAGTTGCAGTGGTGTGGGGAGCACTCGGAGACCGACTCCAGCCAGTACAGCACCGACGACTCCGAGCTCTTCCAG ATAATAGACAGCGAGAACGAAGCGCTGCTGGCGGCCCTCACCGAGACATTGGATGATATACAGGGAGATGACATGGGCCTGGCTGCCTTCCGAACTATGGAAGAGGGGGACACGCTCAACCATGCCTACACCtcgcctgccccctcccccaaacccaccGCCCCGGTCACGGgggggccgcccccggcccccgaGTTTGATGAGCTGTCTCTA CTGAAGAAGTTGCTCCTCTCTCCATCGCATGTGCCTCCCAGCTGTGAGGCTCAGCAGAACGGGAGCGCCCGGCGCCCGGGGACCCCTAAGTCCCGACCCACACGGCCCTGCACAAAG GTGGAGGGTCCCCGGGACAGGAGGGCGAGCATCCCGCAGGCACAGAGCCGCAGCTGCACTGAGCTGCACCGGCAcctcacctccagcagcccctgcccccAGACCAAAGCCTCCCAGGCGCCTGAGGAGTGCCCCAGCAGCCGCCACCACCCGTCCCCAGGCGACTGTGCCCATCACGAAGACGACAGCGACTCCAGTGAGGACTCACTGAGCTCCGGTGACTTGGTGATCCCCCCCTCCTCAGCAGAGGATGGCTCCAGCAGCCAGTTCTCCTGTGAGGGGGAGATGCACTCGGTGGTGGAGCTCATCCGCTACATGCACACCTACTGCCTGCCACCGAGGAAGCTGCCCACCCGTGACGCTGCCGATgccaagccccagccctgcagcagccccttcAAGAGAGCCAAACCGGACTGTCCCACACAGCTGGGCCCCCCCAGCAGCGCACAGAGCCGGCCGGGCTGCGCCTGGCAGGCAGCCGGGGGCTGCAAGAAGCCCGGAGCGTCCTTCTCCATCCTGAAGGAGCTGCTGGCACGGGACCTGCTGTGTGACGTGAGCAAGCCATACCACCTAGGCAAGCCTGTGTATGCCGCCCTAGCCCGGCCGCCCGGCTCCCGATCCCCTGTGCCACTGGCCCAGGACAGGGAGGACACTGATGGGACCTATACATCCAGAGCCAAAATGGCACCGGAGAAGGGCGAGCCACAGCAGATCCCCCGGGCCGAGGCAGAGGCACCACAGGAGCCAGGTGGCCTCGAGGACGATGCTGGGCAGCTTGTGGGTGCCCTGGGCACAGCCGCGGGGAAGGTGGCCCGCAAGCAGGAAAGCAGCGTTTATGCCGTCCGCCGGTCCAAGAGACTCAACCCCGAGCTTGGCCACTGGCTCTCCTTCCTTGATGAGCCACCCCCTGAGCCCTCTGTCCCCCGAGAGGCAGGGGACAGCCGTGGCCCTCGGGATGCCCTGGCCTTCAGGGAGCCCACACCGTGCCCAGGGCTGGAGAGCTTCTCTGCTGAAGAGCCAGCAGCCGAAGTGGAGGTGGGGGGCACAGAAGAAGGAGACAGCAGGAGCTTGGCACCACTGGCAGAGCCGCAGCACCTCTCTGTGGGCTCTCTGGGGGATGGCATGGTGGGCGACGGGGCTGAGAGCCGGCGCTGTGCCCTCCTGGAGCAAACAG AAACACCCAGGTGTCTCACGCTGTCCTTGGCACAAAC tgACCCGACCTTTGGGAAGAGAAACTTTGAGCCAATGCTGACCGTGGAGCTATGTGGGACAGCAG GTCTCACGCCGCCCACCACTCCACCATACAAGCCCGCTGAGGAGGACCTGTACAAGCCAGACATCCCCCAGGAGCCAGGGAAAGAGGACGggacagcccccagccctgggggtgaAGGGGACGCGGCAGCCCCCCGGAAAGCCCCCAAGAAGCACCCTGAGAGGACAGAGCTCTTCGCCCACCTGAGCCGAGCTGCCGGGCGCCCCACGCTCCCCGAGCAGCAGGGCCTGCTCAAGCGGCCATTCTCCCGCTCCTTCGGGGACCACGACTACTGCCAGGTGCTGAAGCCTGAGGCTGCCCTGCAGAGGAAGGTGCTGAAGTCGTGGGATCCCCCGAGCCAGGTGGAGATGGAGCACAAGAGGAGGGTCCCCGCCGCCCACTACCAGGGGCTGGACCTCGGTGGGAAGGAGGCAGGCGGTGAGATGCTGTGGAAGGATGGTGTCAAGCAGCTGAGAGACCAGGAGATCAGAGCCAGCTTAACGAAGCACTTTGGCTTCCTGGACAGTGCTCTCGATGACGAGGACATGGTCTTCTGCAAGACCCCTGAGTACGATACTGTCTTTGAAGACAGCTGCAGTGAGAGCGGCTCccctgtggaggaggaggaagaggaggaagaggaggaggaggaacacgGCGACACTAAGCTGTGCCTGCGGAGAAACCCCCTTTCCAGGACCAGTTTGCATTACTGTTCCCGGAGCAGGTCCAGCTCAGGGTCTTCATGCTGCCGGTCCCGATCGCCCGCAAGCAGACGGACCTTCAG GTGTGAGAACGGCGAGCAGTGTCAGGGCGGGAGCGGGCACCGGGGccagctggagaagagacggGAAAAAGCCATC GGGGAAGGCCGGGTGGTTTACATCAGAAACCTCTCCAGCAGCATGAGCTCCAGCGAACTGAAGAAGCGCTTCGAAGTGTTTGGTGAAATCGTGGAGTGTCAGGTCCTGTCCAGGACTAACAG GGGGGATAAATATGGCTTCATCACCTACCGGTATTCAGAGCATGCCGCCTTATCTCTGAAGAACGGCACCTCGCTTAGGAAGAGGAACGAGCCTTCGTTCCAGCTCAGCTCTGGTGGCCTCGGGCACTTCTTCTGGACCAGATACACTGACTTGG ATTGCAGCGTGGAAGAGTCCTCCCCAGCTCCAGTGAAAAGCAAGTACGAGACCATGGATTTCGACAGCTTGCTGCAGGAGGCCCAGCTAAGCCTGCATCGGTAA